The genomic stretch GGCTCCATCTGGACTGACCTCGGCTCATGCCCCCTCCCCTCGACAGGATGTTCAGTCCGCTGGTGACAATCACGCAAAACCCGATTCACTCTCAAAGACAGAAAAGAATCCGTGACAAGCGAGAAACCTCCTCGCCTGTTGCTCGCGGAACCAGGAATGGTGCGGTACCTGGGGTGGTACAGGCTCTGAAGAGTTTACAGCAAGTCCGTCAGGCCTACGACCCCGGGCGCGCAGCAACGAGCGTTATTTGCTGGACATGCCCTACAAGATTTCTGTTAAATGCTGAGCATCGTCAAGGGCTTTCAAACGAATAGTGAACCCGATGGGGGGGGGTACTTGCGAGTTCACGAAGTCACGTGTCATTCAGCAAACGCGCACGACATGCCACCCTGGAGCCGCAATTCTTCATCCTCCAGTGGCAAGTGTGTCTGGATATTGGCGCGCGCGAACGTGGGCGGGGTGGGGAAACGTAACGCGGGAGAAGAGGGGGCAATGCCAGGAGTCCGATCAGACAAACGACCCATGGGGTATGGCATCGGCCGTCCGGGATTCATCCGGTTCATGATGCCTCTGTTCATGGTGTTGGCCTGCAGCGCCTGCGCGGCGAAGCGGTTCGAGACGTGTGACAAGCCTCCGCCTTTCTATCTCCGGCTGGAAGCCTCCGAGAGAGTCAATCCAGATCCACGCGGGCGATCCATGCCCACGCTCGTGCAAATCCTGCAACTCCGGGACAGCATCCGCGCGGAGCAGTCCAGCTTCCGCGATCTCTGGGGCAAACCCGAGGCCCTGCTCAAGGAGGATCTCCTCCAGGTGGCTGAATTCACCGTGGCGCCAGGCCAGGAAGTGGCGCGATGGATTCCGAGGGATCCCAAGACCCAGTTCGTGGTGGCGATGGGCCTGTTCCGGCAACCCCTGGGTTATTCCTGGCGAACGCTGACGATGCTGCCCTCGGTCCCCAAGCACTTGTGTACCGATGAGCCCGTGGGACAGCGTGGCCCGAGGGCCACGGACGCGCAACTGCGCTTCAAGCTCGAGGGCTATCAGATCGATCTTCTCCGGGCCTCGCCCTCCTCCATGGGCAACCCGGCCCTGGACAACCTGCAAGGTGGCACGACGCCGCACTGGAGCAAGTCATGAAGCCCCCGCAGCGCGTGGTCTGGTCGGAGGGGATGTTCATGAGTCCCCACCACATGCAGCAGCAGGACCTGTACCACGAGAACCTGGTGGAAGCGCGGCTGGGCGCCCTGCTTCCCTATACGTGGGGCGTGGTGTCCCAGGAGTTCGATCTGGAGGCACTGCGCGCGGGGCAGGTGCAACTGCTCCGCTTCTCCGGAGTGCTGCCGGATGGCCTGCCCGTGAGCTTCTCGCGCGGACAGGATGAGGCCCCGCCGGCCCGGCTCGTCGAGGGGCATTTCCCGGTCTCCGAGCACACCCTGGGGGTCTATCTGGGCATTCCCAAGGAGCGCAATGGGGTGGAGAGCTACGGGTCCAGTGGGCAGGTGGGAGCCAGCCCCCGCTTCACGCCCAAGAACCAGCCCATCAGCGATCTGCACGCCTCCACCTCGGTCATGCCGGTGGCCTTCGCGCAGCGCAACATGCGCCTGCTGTTCGAGAACGAGCAGCGCGACGACTTCGACGCCATCAAGATCGCCGAGCTGGCCCGGGACAAGTCCGGCAACCTGCTGCTCGTGGCGAACTATGTGCCCCCCTGTCTGCGCATCGACGCCTCGCCCTACCTGATGCACGAGCTGCGGCTGCTGCTGCGCCTGATCGTCAGCAAGCAGCGCACGCTCTCCTCGCGGCGGCGGCACCGCAATGAATCCGCGCTCGAGTTCACCGCGTCGGACGTCACGCTCTTCCTGGAGCTCAACGCCCTCAATGGCGTCATCCCGTACCTCCAGCACGCGCTGGAAGCCGGCAACGCCCGGCCGCAGGGGCTGTACCAGATGCTGCTCCAGTGCGCGGGCCAGCTCTGCACCTTCACCCCGGACGCGGATCCCTCCGCGCTACCGACGTTCCAGTACACCCACCTGCGCGCCACCTTCGAGGAGCTCTTCCGCCGCATCAACGAGCTGCTGCGCGCCGTGGCCCTGGAGCAGTGTCTGTCCGTGTTCATGGAGCTCGGCCCGGATCGCATCTTCCGCGGCTCGCTCTCGGACGAGCGGCTGGAGCGCTGTGGGCAATTCTTCCTCACCGTGCGCAGCGAGCTGCCCGAGGCCCAGGTGGCCGAACAACTCCCCAGGCTCGTCAAGGTGGCCTGCGGCTCGGAGATCCGCGACATCGTCCACGCCGCCTCACCGGGCGTGCCCATCAAGGTCACCTATCGGCCGCCGCCGGAGATCCCCGTGCAGCCGGGGACCTCGTACTTCTCGCTCTCCGTCCAGGACGGCTACTGGAAGAATGTGATGCGCGAGCGCAACGTGGCCCTGTACCTGCCGCACCCCTTCGACATCAGCCGCACCACCATCGAGTTGCTCGCCGTGCCGACCAACGGCCAGTGAGCGCCTTCACCCACAGGCATCCGGGGGAGCGACATGGATCGAGTCAACGAAGCAACCAGGGACTGCTTCGACGTCATCATCCAGCTTCGTCAAAAGGAGGCGAGCCAGGTGCCGCCTCCCGAGAAGCTGAGCCACAGCCTCAAGGGAGTGGTGGACGAGGTGCTGCGGCGGGCCGCGGCGCTCGGCTTCAGCCATCAGGACGCGCAGGACATGGCCTACGCCCTGGTGGCGCTCCTGGATGAGTTGGTGCTCGGCAAGTCCGATCAGTACCGCCAGTTCTGGATGACCCACCCGCTGCAGCTCCACTACTTCAAGGAGAACGTGGCGGGTGACGGCTTCTTCGTCCGGCTGAACGCCCTGCGCAAGGATCCCCACAGCGCGGAGGTCCTCCGGGTCTACTACCTCTGCCTGCTGTTCGGCTTCCAGGGCCACTACCGCATCCGGGGCGGAGAGCTGGAGCTGCTCACGCTCATCGACACCGTGCAGAAGGAACTGGAGCGGGCCAGCCCCTTCGACTTCAGCGTGCTCGCCCCCCACGGAGAGCGCCCCTCGGAGGTGTTGGCCTCGGCGAAGCGGCGGGTCTCCCTGCTCGCCATGTCCCTGGGCGCGGTGGCCCTGGCGCTACTCGTCTACGGCGGATTCCTGCTCAGCCTGGACCGCAGTGCCTCCGCGATGATCCACGAGATTGACCTGCACCTGACCAAGATCACGGGGGCCACGCCATGATCGCTCCGCTCCTCGCCACGCTCGTGCTCGCCCTCATCTGGGGAGCCGTCTACAAGTTCTCCCTGGCGCCGTGGATGGGTCTGGCCGCCACGGGGGCGATGCTCCTGCTGATGCTGGTGCGGACGTTCATCCGCCGTCGGCGCGCGCGCAAGGCAGCGGCGAAGAAGCTCGAGGAGGACATCAACGCCCAGGCCGAGGAGCAGGCCCGGACGGTGCGTCCGGACCTCCAACCCGAGGTCCAGGCCATGAAGGCCGAGTTCTCGCGGGCGGTGGCCTCGCTCAAGAACTCCAAGCTCGCGCGCGGTGGCAAGGATGCCCTCGCGGTGCTGCCCTGGTACCTGATGATCGGCCCGCCCGGGACGGGCAAGAGCACGGCCCTGCGCAACTCGGGCCTGAAGTTCCCCTACCTGTCGAGCAAGGGGGGCGGCGCCGTGCGCGGCGTGGGTGGCACGCGCAACTGCGACTGGTGGCTCACCAATGAGGCCGTCTTCCTGGACACGGCGGGCCGCTACACGACGGGCGAGGAGGACCGGGACGAGTGGATGGCCTTCCTCGACATCCTGGCGCGCAACCGTCCCAGCCGGCCCATCAACGGGCTCATCGTCACGGTGAGCGTGACGGATCTGATGAACGCGGATCCTCAGGCAGCCGGCGAGCTGGGCCAGCGCATCCGCGAGCGCGTGGACGAGGTGACGACCCGGCTCAAGGTCGTGGTGCCCATCTACGTGATGATCACCAAGTGCGACCTGCTCAGCGGCT from Cystobacter ferrugineus encodes the following:
- the tssJ gene encoding type VI secretion system lipoprotein TssJ — its product is MMPLFMVLACSACAAKRFETCDKPPPFYLRLEASERVNPDPRGRSMPTLVQILQLRDSIRAEQSSFRDLWGKPEALLKEDLLQVAEFTVAPGQEVARWIPRDPKTQFVVAMGLFRQPLGYSWRTLTMLPSVPKHLCTDEPVGQRGPRATDAQLRFKLEGYQIDLLRASPSSMGNPALDNLQGGTTPHWSKS
- the tssK gene encoding type VI secretion system baseplate subunit TssK, whose product is MKPPQRVVWSEGMFMSPHHMQQQDLYHENLVEARLGALLPYTWGVVSQEFDLEALRAGQVQLLRFSGVLPDGLPVSFSRGQDEAPPARLVEGHFPVSEHTLGVYLGIPKERNGVESYGSSGQVGASPRFTPKNQPISDLHASTSVMPVAFAQRNMRLLFENEQRDDFDAIKIAELARDKSGNLLLVANYVPPCLRIDASPYLMHELRLLLRLIVSKQRTLSSRRRHRNESALEFTASDVTLFLELNALNGVIPYLQHALEAGNARPQGLYQMLLQCAGQLCTFTPDADPSALPTFQYTHLRATFEELFRRINELLRAVALEQCLSVFMELGPDRIFRGSLSDERLERCGQFFLTVRSELPEAQVAEQLPRLVKVACGSEIRDIVHAASPGVPIKVTYRPPPEIPVQPGTSYFSLSVQDGYWKNVMRERNVALYLPHPFDISRTTIELLAVPTNGQ
- a CDS encoding DotU family type IV/VI secretion system protein; translation: MDRVNEATRDCFDVIIQLRQKEASQVPPPEKLSHSLKGVVDEVLRRAAALGFSHQDAQDMAYALVALLDELVLGKSDQYRQFWMTHPLQLHYFKENVAGDGFFVRLNALRKDPHSAEVLRVYYLCLLFGFQGHYRIRGGELELLTLIDTVQKELERASPFDFSVLAPHGERPSEVLASAKRRVSLLAMSLGAVALALLVYGGFLLSLDRSASAMIHEIDLHLTKITGATP